Proteins co-encoded in one Cydia splendana chromosome 11, ilCydSple1.2, whole genome shotgun sequence genomic window:
- the LOC134794813 gene encoding juvenile hormone-binding protein-like isoform X1, translating to MNYKICYVFALAFFDAAIIPAALLDMPEPFLVPCDVGDLQCLKRSTKLFLSHTYKGIPSIDILPIDPLSISGVDVPFQGDNLVYSNKNITMIGLSSQTLEALKPHQSTRMDLRTRSVALTTSADVYIRGDINQVNRNLGRSVAGHFRTSGSVLCTALYSYTFGRDGMDVEHYVVGPETISCEVVDTPVVSFSSPLAETCNDTFCPEEIKQLWKTNFSKIMEKAYVTVVHNIRAAAKVLPATAFFKNPHGNGN from the exons ATGAACTATAAAATTTGCTACGTATTCGCGTTG GCCTTCTTCGACGCAGCCATTATACCAGCCGCCTTATTAGACATGCCAG AACCTTTCCTCGTGCCATGTGACGTCGGAGACCTTCAATGTCTGAAAAGATCCACGAAGTTATTTTTGAGTCACACCTATAAAGGAATACCCTCCATAGACATACTGCCTATCGACCCTTTATCCATATCTGGAGTGGACGTTCCATTTCAGGGTGATAATTTGGTGTActcgaataaaaatattactaTGATTGGGTTGTCAAGTCAGACATTGGAGGCGCTTAA accgcaccaatctacaag aaTGGATCTTAGAACTCGTTCGGTAGCGCTCACGACATCTGCCGATGTGTACATACGCGGCGACATCAATCAGGTGAACCGCAATCTGGGAAGGAGCGTGGCGGGACATTTCAGGACATCTGGAA GTGTGTTATGCACAGCTTTATACAGTTACACTTTTGGAAGGGACGGCATGGATGTTGAACATTATGTGGTCGGCCCCGAAACTATCTCTTGCGAAGTTGTCGACACCCCGGTGGTTTCGTTCAGTTCTCCGTTGGCGGAAACTTGCAATG ATACATTTTGTCCAGAGGAGATAAAACAGTTGtggaaaactaatttcagcaaaATAATGGAGAAAGCGTACGTCACTGTCGTTCACAACATCAGGGCGGCTGCTAAAGTTCTACCTGCGACAGCGTTCTTTAAAAACCCTCAtggaaatggaaattaa
- the LOC134794813 gene encoding juvenile hormone-binding protein-like isoform X2: MNYKICYVFALAFFDAAIIPAALLDMPEPFLVPCDVGDLQCLKRSTKLFLSHTYKGIPSIDILPIDPLSISGVDVPFQGDNLVYSNKNITMIGLSSQTLEALKMDLRTRSVALTTSADVYIRGDINQVNRNLGRSVAGHFRTSGSVLCTALYSYTFGRDGMDVEHYVVGPETISCEVVDTPVVSFSSPLAETCNDTFCPEEIKQLWKTNFSKIMEKAYVTVVHNIRAAAKVLPATAFFKNPHGNGN, encoded by the exons ATGAACTATAAAATTTGCTACGTATTCGCGTTG GCCTTCTTCGACGCAGCCATTATACCAGCCGCCTTATTAGACATGCCAG AACCTTTCCTCGTGCCATGTGACGTCGGAGACCTTCAATGTCTGAAAAGATCCACGAAGTTATTTTTGAGTCACACCTATAAAGGAATACCCTCCATAGACATACTGCCTATCGACCCTTTATCCATATCTGGAGTGGACGTTCCATTTCAGGGTGATAATTTGGTGTActcgaataaaaatattactaTGATTGGGTTGTCAAGTCAGACATTGGAGGCGCTTAA aaTGGATCTTAGAACTCGTTCGGTAGCGCTCACGACATCTGCCGATGTGTACATACGCGGCGACATCAATCAGGTGAACCGCAATCTGGGAAGGAGCGTGGCGGGACATTTCAGGACATCTGGAA GTGTGTTATGCACAGCTTTATACAGTTACACTTTTGGAAGGGACGGCATGGATGTTGAACATTATGTGGTCGGCCCCGAAACTATCTCTTGCGAAGTTGTCGACACCCCGGTGGTTTCGTTCAGTTCTCCGTTGGCGGAAACTTGCAATG ATACATTTTGTCCAGAGGAGATAAAACAGTTGtggaaaactaatttcagcaaaATAATGGAGAAAGCGTACGTCACTGTCGTTCACAACATCAGGGCGGCTGCTAAAGTTCTACCTGCGACAGCGTTCTTTAAAAACCCTCAtggaaatggaaattaa